The Streptomyces kanamyceticus DNA segment CGAGCCCGAACCTGACGACCCCGAGCCCTCGCTCGACTCGTCCCGCCCGCCCGGGTGTTCACTGATCGCGGGCCCGGACTCGGAGGGTCCGGGAGTGATGGAAGTGGCGGGTCCGTTGCCGCCGGGGCCGTCGGCACTGTTCTTCCCGCCCCCGCCGCCGGAGACGACGACCCAGACGACAAGGAGCACCAGCAGTCCGAGCAAGGACAGCAGAACGGCCCTCCGACGCCAGTAGATGGTGGAGGGAAGCGGCCCGACCGGATTGCGCAGAGATCCCACGCCCAAACCTTACGAGAGATCCGGCACTTCTCCTGCCCCACCCGCCGCCCTGAGCGACAAAGTTTGCGGATCATCATCCCGGATCCGCCCCTTACACCCCTGCGTACGGTCCTGAACCCTGTCGATCGTCAGGGTGCGTGACGGGTCGATCGCCAGATGTGACGATTCGGCCGCACTCCGTACCGTCCGTAATCATGGACACCATGACCGACGATCTCTACCGCGATATCACCGAGTTCGCCCACGACACGCCCTCGTGGTTCCAGCACCTGGCGGAGGTGTGGACGGAGCTCGGACTGCTGCTCTTCGGCGTGCTCTTCATCGTCGCCTGGTGGCGCGCCAGGAGCGGGGACTCCCGCGCCGTGGCGGTCGCGGTGCTCGCTCCGCTGGTCACCGCGGTGGCGTACGTGTGCAGCGAGTTGTTCAAGTCGGTGATCGACGAGGAGCGGCCCTGCCGGGCGGTCTCGGGCGCGCTGACCCCGCTCGTGGAGTGCCCGCCGCACGGCGACTGGTCCTTCCCGAGCAACCACTCGACGATCGCGGGCGCCGCCGCCATCGGTCTCGCGCTCGCCTGGCCGCGCATCGCCGCGCTGACGGTCCCGATGGCCGTGCTCATGGCGTTCTCGCGGGTCTTCGTCGGCGTGCACTACCCCCACGACGTCGCGGTCGGTCTGGTGCTCGGCGCGCTCATCGCGTTCCTGCTCGTACGGATCTGTACGCGCCCCACGGCCCGGCTCTTCGACGCCATGCGCGGCTCGTCCACGGGGATCGTGCGCTGGTTCGCGGGGCCTGGTCCCGCGGCGTACGACACGACGGCGCGGCGCGGACGGCACGGCACGGGCGCCCCGGGCACGCCCCCGCACGCCCCTCAGCAGCCGTACCAGGACCCGCAGAACCAGTACTCACACCAGAACCAGAACCAGCAGCACCAGCACCAGCACCAGCACCAGCACCAGCAGCCCGCCGCCTGGACTCCCCCGGCCGACAACCCGACCATGGCCCTGCCGCGTCACGACCCCCGTCACGACCCGCGCCACGACCCCCACCAGCACAACAGCTGACCGGCCCGGCAGGGCTCAGTCCGCGTCGGGGACGAGCCCCGCTTCGTACGCCACGATCGCCGCCTGGACGCGGTTCTTGACCTCCAACCGGTCGAGGACCGCGCTCACATGCGCCTTGACGGTGCCCTCCACGAGGTGCAGCCGGGCCGCGATCTCCGGGTTGGACAGGCCCGCGCCGACCAGGCCGAGCACCTCGCGTTCGCGCGGGGTGAGAGCGCCGACGCGGGTCCTCGCGGTGGCCCCGCGGCCCACGCGCCGCGCTCCGTAGCCGTCGATGACGTGCCGCGCGACCTTGGGCGAGAGGAAGGCGGCGCCGTCCGCCACCGCCCGTACGCCCGCGATGAGTTCGTGCGGATCGCCGGACTTCAGCAGGAAACCGGTGGCTCCGCCGCTCAACGCCCGTGCCACATAGGCGTCCTCGGAGAAGGTCGTCAGCATGGCGACCGCCGTCCCCGGCACCGTACGGACGATTTCCTCGCCCGCGGCGAGCCCGTCGAGGCGCGGCATGCGGATGTCGAGCAGCGCCACGTCCGGTCGGTGGGCCTGCGCGAGCGAGACGGCCTCGCGTCCTTCGGCGGCCTCCGCGACGACCTCGATGTCCTGGCCCGCGGCGAGAATCGCGCGCACGCCCGCACGGATCATGGCTTCGTCGTCGGCCAGCAGGACCCGGATCACCCCGTTCACCGCACCCATTCCTTCTCTTCCTCCTCTTCCTCTCGGAACTCGTCTTCCTCTCGGAACTCGTCCCAGTCGCTCGCCGTGGGGATCACGGCCTTGTCCACGAGGCGTCCGCCGTCCCCGCCGAAGCAGATCCTGAAGTGTCGTACGGCGGTGAAGAGTCTGCCGTCCGCCCGGTAGTAGAGGCACTCGGCGCCCTCGGGCGGCGGGCTCGGCGCGCGTTCCAGGGGCGGGTCGGAGACGGTCCTGTCCGGCAGCACCCCGGCCGCCTCCGCACGGCTCTCGCCGACGCGAAGGCGGGCGTAGTCGGCGGGGTCGAGGACCGAGTGCGTACGCGAGTACGCGTACCAGGCGAAGGTCCCGCCGACGAGCAGCACCCCGGTCGCCACGGCGGCGCCGAAGGCCAGCAGGGTGCGGCGGCGCGCGTGGGTGAGGCGGGCCTCGGGGTGCGCGGCCACGGGGTCGGTGCCGCCGGCCGGGAGGCGCGCGGTGAGGCGGAATCCGTGGTCGTGCGGGCCCGCGTCCAGGGTGCCGCCGAGGTCGGTGACGCGGGCGCGCAGGCCGCGCAGGCCCGAGCCGCCGCCGGACAGCCCGGGCAGCGGGGTGCGGAAGGACGGTGAAACCGCCTCGTCGGGGCGGCCGTTGGTGACGGTGACCGTCGTCGTGGCGGCGTCGCGCGCGATCTCGACGGTGACGTGGGCGCCCGGCGCGTGCTTGGCCGCGTTGGTCAGGGCCTCCTGGACGACGCGGTACACGGTGCGCCCGGTCAACTCCCGGCCGCGCGCCTCACCCTGCTCGCCCTGCTCGCCATCGCGGCCATCGCGGTCGCCGGGGACGTACGTGATCTCAAGGCCGGACTCCGCCGCGCGCTCGACCAGCGCGGTGACGCTCTCGCCCGCGGGGGCGAGCGGGGCCTGCTCGTCGCCCTCGTCGCGGAGTACGCCGATGATCTTGTGCAGCCTGCCGGTGGCGTCGGACGCGGCGGCGCGGAGCTCGGCGACCGCGTCGCGGTGCTCCCGCGCCAGGCCGGGGGCGACCTGGAGGGCGCCCGCGCGGACGGCGATCAGGCTCAGTTCGTGGCCCAGCGAGTCGTGCATGTCCTGGGCGATGCGGGCCCGTTCGCGCAGTCGCGCGCGGTCGGCGACGATGCGCTGCTCGCGCTCCAGCTGGTCGGCCCTCGACCAGCCCGCGGCGGCCAGTTCGCGCGCCTGGCGCCAGTAGCGGCCCGCGAGCCAGGGGAAGAGCGCGCCGAAGACGAGCGTGCCCATCAGGACGAGCCACTCCACGACGGGGTCCACGTCCCGTACGGCGATCTTGGCCGTACCGACGACCGCGATGGCCCCGAAGGCGATCAGGGCGGGGCGGGCGCGGTCCGCGCGGCGGCCGAGGAGGAGCGCGAGGACGGCGAAGGCGGGTCCGTAGGAGAGCGTGAAGAGGGAGGAGGCGGTGCCGAGCCCGAGGGCCGCGGCGAGGAGGAACGCGAGCAGCGGCCCTCTCCTGCGCACGGCGACGGCGCACCCGACGACGGCGAGCGCGCACAGCTGCCGGGGGAGCGTGCTCGGCTCGTTGAGGCCGAGCCGGTCCACGGACACGACCGGCACGGCGAGGGCCACGGCGAGGAGCGCGTCCCCGGTACGTCTCTTCACTCCCCCGTTCACTCCCCTTTCTTCGCACCCCTTCTTGGCTCCCGTCTTCGCACCCCTTCTTCGCTCCCCTTCTTGGCTCCCGTCTTCGCACCCCTTCCTGGCTCCCCTCTTCGCTCCCCCGACGCTACTGTCCCCCCGCACCCGCGCACCCCTGCCGATCGTCAGGGGTGGCTCGGCGACGCGGCCCTCAGGGCGGGGTCGCGCGAAACCCCCCCGCCCGAGCCGCGCGGTTGTGTCGTCCGCCGCCACCCCCGTGGCAGGATCGGGTCTGCCATGACTGCGCCCACGAAGCCCACGCCGACCGCACCCGACGCCGCCGAGGCTGCCGAAGCCGCCGAAGTCGCCGCCTCCGGTGAGACCCTGCACACCCCCGTCATCGCCTGGTTCGACGCGCACGCCCGCGATCTGCCGTGGCGCCGCCCGGACGCCGGGCCGTGGGGCGTGATGGTCAGTGAGTTCATGCTCCAGCAGACGCCCGTCAGCCGGGTCCTGCCCGTGTACGAGCAGTGGCTCGCCCGCTGGCCGCGCCCCGCCGACCTCGCCAAGGAGGCGCCGGGCGAGGCCGTCCGCGCCTGGGGAAGGCTCGGCTATCCGCGCCGCGCCCTGCGGCTGCACGGCGCGGCCACCGCCATAACGGAGCGGCACGGCGGCGACGTCCCCGCGCACCACTCCCAGCTGCTCGCGCTGCCGGGCATCGGGGAGTACACGGCGGCCGCCGTGGCCTCCTTCGCGTACGGCCAGCGGCACGCCGTGCTCGACACGAACGTGCGGAGGGTCTTCG contains these protein-coding regions:
- a CDS encoding HhH-GPD family protein, which translates into the protein MTAPTKPTPTAPDAAEAAEAAEVAASGETLHTPVIAWFDAHARDLPWRRPDAGPWGVMVSEFMLQQTPVSRVLPVYEQWLARWPRPADLAKEAPGEAVRAWGRLGYPRRALRLHGAATAITERHGGDVPAHHSQLLALPGIGEYTAAAVASFAYGQRHAVLDTNVRRVFARAVAGVQYPPNATTAAERKLARALLPEEERTASRWAAASMELGALVCTARNENCAKCPIAGQCAWRAAGKPAHEGPARRGQTYAGTDRQVRGKLLAVLREAVAPVPQAALDRVWEEPVQRARALDGLVADGLVEPLADGHYRLPLT
- a CDS encoding response regulator transcription factor, translated to MIRVLLADDEAMIRAGVRAILAAGQDIEVVAEAAEGREAVSLAQAHRPDVALLDIRMPRLDGLAAGEEIVRTVPGTAVAMLTTFSEDAYVARALSGGATGFLLKSGDPHELIAGVRAVADGAAFLSPKVARHVIDGYGARRVGRGATARTRVGALTPREREVLGLVGAGLSNPEIAARLHLVEGTVKAHVSAVLDRLEVKNRVQAAIVAYEAGLVPDAD
- a CDS encoding sensor histidine kinase, with the translated sequence MKRRTGDALLAVALAVPVVSVDRLGLNEPSTLPRQLCALAVVGCAVAVRRRGPLLAFLLAAALGLGTASSLFTLSYGPAFAVLALLLGRRADRARPALIAFGAIAVVGTAKIAVRDVDPVVEWLVLMGTLVFGALFPWLAGRYWRQARELAAAGWSRADQLEREQRIVADRARLRERARIAQDMHDSLGHELSLIAVRAGALQVAPGLAREHRDAVAELRAAASDATGRLHKIIGVLRDEGDEQAPLAPAGESVTALVERAAESGLEITYVPGDRDGRDGEQGEQGEARGRELTGRTVYRVVQEALTNAAKHAPGAHVTVEIARDAATTTVTVTNGRPDEAVSPSFRTPLPGLSGGGSGLRGLRARVTDLGGTLDAGPHDHGFRLTARLPAGGTDPVAAHPEARLTHARRRTLLAFGAAVATGVLLVGGTFAWYAYSRTHSVLDPADYARLRVGESRAEAAGVLPDRTVSDPPLERAPSPPPEGAECLYYRADGRLFTAVRHFRICFGGDGGRLVDKAVIPTASDWDEFREEDEFREEEEEEKEWVR